In a single window of the Longimicrobium sp. genome:
- a CDS encoding rhomboid family intramembrane serine protease encodes MSEPNPQARTVPSHDGPMVLAPKPPEAEYGYVEQQGHACTREELIARIREGRPTPYVWTPETEGVVHVWAVPYLFEAYRERGKSKARNTALFWALVSAALLSYAFASHNFRFTNGFVIGGFAAAALSFYSWLEFGRFRRLTTGRLSTQVKEVRERLPPRRGPARYTQALAAGIAAVMLVQALGSLWQGNGIHIPILPGLIQNQPSIEAAGIVMERILDHHEYWRLLSGAFLHDGLLHFGMNTMALLAIGRFLEAFAHRAYVPIVFLLTALAASYTSYFWSPVTHVDASVGASGGILGLFGFLAVLARVRRDVMPPGFGRAILADISVIAAMGIFGWGYIDNSAHAGGFISGALLGWLMIPRVRGGRTTPYWEPSRPIRIIGDVSLGILLLAALATIGLLVWRIFLYPHG; translated from the coding sequence TTGAGCGAACCGAATCCCCAGGCGCGGACCGTTCCCAGCCACGACGGGCCCATGGTGCTGGCCCCCAAGCCTCCCGAGGCCGAGTACGGCTACGTGGAGCAGCAGGGCCACGCCTGCACGCGCGAGGAGCTGATCGCCCGCATCCGCGAGGGGCGCCCCACGCCGTACGTGTGGACGCCGGAGACGGAAGGCGTCGTCCACGTGTGGGCGGTGCCGTACCTGTTCGAGGCGTACCGCGAGCGCGGCAAGTCCAAGGCGCGCAACACCGCGCTCTTCTGGGCGCTGGTGAGCGCGGCGCTGCTGTCGTACGCCTTCGCGTCGCACAACTTCCGCTTCACCAACGGCTTCGTCATCGGCGGGTTCGCGGCCGCCGCGCTGTCGTTCTACTCGTGGCTGGAGTTCGGGCGCTTCCGGCGGCTCACCACCGGCCGCCTCTCCACGCAGGTGAAGGAGGTGCGCGAGCGTCTTCCCCCGCGCCGCGGGCCCGCGCGCTACACGCAGGCGCTGGCCGCCGGCATCGCCGCGGTGATGCTGGTGCAGGCGCTCGGCTCGCTCTGGCAGGGGAACGGCATCCACATCCCCATCCTCCCCGGGCTGATCCAGAACCAGCCCAGCATCGAGGCGGCGGGGATCGTGATGGAGCGCATCCTGGACCATCACGAGTACTGGCGGCTGCTCTCCGGCGCCTTCCTGCACGACGGGCTGCTGCACTTCGGGATGAACACCATGGCGCTGCTGGCCATCGGCCGCTTCCTGGAGGCGTTCGCCCACCGCGCCTACGTTCCCATCGTCTTCCTGCTCACCGCGCTGGCGGCCAGCTACACCAGCTACTTCTGGTCGCCCGTCACCCACGTGGACGCGTCGGTCGGGGCGTCGGGGGGGATCCTGGGGCTGTTCGGGTTCCTGGCCGTGCTCGCCCGCGTGCGGCGCGACGTGATGCCGCCCGGGTTCGGCCGCGCCATCCTGGCCGACATCAGCGTGATCGCGGCGATGGGGATCTTCGGATGGGGATACATCGACAACTCGGCGCACGCGGGGGGATTCATCTCCGGCGCGCTGCTGGGGTGGCTGATGATCCCGCGCGTCCGCGGCGGCAGGACCACGCCGTACTGGGAGCCGTCGCGCCCCATCCGCATCATCGGCGACGTGTCGCTCGGCATCCTCCTGCTGGCCGCGCTGGCGACGATCGGGCTGCTGGTGTGGCGGATCTTTCTCTATCCGCATGGATGA
- a CDS encoding aldehyde dehydrogenase family protein, whose protein sequence is MSIAEIFETLEYGPAPESASPATRWLDDHDRTTRMYIGGEWRGPGEGEYFDTVNPANNKPLARVAQAGKADVDAAVAAARGALEGWQALGGHGRARYLYAIARQVQKHSRLFAVLESMDNGKPIRESRDIDIPLVARHFYHHAGWAQLMETDPELRDCGALGVVGQIIPWNFPLLMLSWKIAPALAMGNTVVLKPAEFTPLTAILFAEICDEAGLPPGVVNIITGDGRTGALLVEHPDVDKVAFTGSTEVGRIIRVATAGSGKKLSLELGGKSPFIVFDDADIDSVVEGVVDAIWFNQGQVCCAGSRILAQEGISRKLTEKLRARMETLRVGDPLDKSVDIGAIVAPVQLQKIQQLVQQGVEEGATMWQPSWSCPQEGCFFPPTLFTDVSPSSTIAQVEIFGPVVVSMTFRTPGEAVELANNTPYGLAASVWTENINLALDIAPKVKAGTVWVNSTNVFDAASGFGGYRESGYGREGGREGLYEYVKAKWEKEMGKAKGDASQQTKTKAAKADAAAKTKGPTLPPIDRTAKLYVGGKQARPDSGYSMPVHGAGGRLIAEVGLGNRKDVRNAVEAAHKAAGWGKQTGHNRAQVLYYLAENLAARTDEFARRIATLTGDEAGAAREVDATIRRLYVYAAWADKYDGDVHATPVRMVTLAMKEPIGVIGAACPDEAPLLGFVSLVAPAIAMGNSVVVIPSERWPLAATDFYQVLDTSDVPGGVVNIVTGKRDELAQTLAAHDDVDAMWYFGGAEGSEMVERLSAGNMKRTFVGYGRPRDWFDPAQGEGAEFLRQATNVKNIWVPYGE, encoded by the coding sequence ATGAGCATCGCCGAGATCTTCGAGACGCTGGAGTACGGGCCCGCGCCCGAGAGCGCATCGCCCGCCACGCGCTGGCTCGACGACCACGACCGCACCACGCGGATGTACATCGGCGGCGAGTGGCGCGGGCCGGGCGAGGGCGAGTACTTCGACACCGTGAACCCCGCGAACAACAAGCCGCTCGCCCGCGTCGCGCAGGCGGGTAAGGCGGACGTAGACGCGGCGGTCGCCGCCGCGCGCGGGGCGCTGGAGGGGTGGCAGGCGCTGGGCGGGCACGGGCGCGCGCGCTACCTGTACGCCATCGCCCGGCAGGTGCAGAAGCATTCGCGCCTCTTCGCCGTGCTCGAGTCGATGGACAACGGCAAGCCCATCCGCGAGTCGCGCGACATCGACATCCCCCTGGTGGCCCGGCATTTCTACCACCACGCCGGGTGGGCGCAGCTGATGGAGACCGACCCCGAGCTGCGCGACTGCGGAGCGCTCGGCGTCGTCGGCCAGATCATCCCCTGGAACTTCCCGCTCCTGATGCTGAGCTGGAAGATCGCCCCCGCGCTGGCGATGGGGAACACGGTGGTGCTGAAGCCCGCCGAGTTCACGCCGCTGACCGCCATCCTCTTCGCCGAGATCTGCGACGAGGCGGGGCTGCCGCCGGGCGTGGTCAACATCATCACCGGCGACGGGCGCACGGGGGCGCTGCTGGTGGAGCACCCCGACGTGGACAAGGTCGCCTTCACCGGCTCCACCGAGGTCGGCCGCATCATCCGCGTGGCGACGGCGGGGAGCGGGAAGAAGCTGTCGCTGGAGCTGGGCGGGAAGAGCCCCTTCATCGTGTTCGACGACGCGGACATCGACTCGGTGGTCGAGGGCGTGGTCGACGCGATCTGGTTCAACCAGGGGCAGGTGTGCTGCGCGGGAAGCCGCATCCTGGCGCAGGAGGGCATCTCCCGGAAGCTCACGGAGAAGCTGCGCGCGCGGATGGAGACGCTGCGCGTGGGCGACCCGCTGGACAAGTCGGTGGACATCGGCGCCATCGTGGCGCCCGTGCAGCTGCAGAAGATCCAGCAGCTGGTGCAGCAGGGCGTGGAGGAGGGCGCCACCATGTGGCAGCCGTCGTGGAGCTGCCCGCAGGAGGGGTGCTTCTTCCCGCCCACGCTCTTCACCGACGTCTCGCCGTCGTCCACCATCGCGCAGGTGGAGATCTTCGGCCCCGTGGTCGTGTCCATGACCTTCCGCACGCCGGGCGAGGCGGTGGAGCTGGCCAACAACACGCCGTACGGGCTAGCCGCCAGCGTGTGGACGGAGAACATCAACCTGGCGCTCGACATCGCCCCCAAGGTGAAGGCGGGAACGGTGTGGGTGAACAGCACCAACGTGTTCGACGCCGCCAGCGGCTTCGGCGGCTACCGCGAGAGCGGCTACGGGCGCGAGGGCGGCCGCGAGGGGCTGTACGAGTACGTGAAGGCGAAGTGGGAGAAGGAGATGGGGAAGGCGAAGGGCGATGCTTCCCAGCAGACGAAGACCAAGGCGGCGAAGGCGGATGCGGCCGCGAAGACAAAGGGGCCCACGCTGCCGCCGATCGACCGGACCGCGAAGCTGTACGTGGGCGGGAAGCAGGCGCGGCCGGACAGCGGCTACTCGATGCCGGTGCACGGCGCGGGCGGGCGGCTGATCGCGGAAGTCGGCCTGGGGAACCGCAAGGACGTGCGCAACGCGGTGGAGGCGGCGCACAAGGCCGCGGGGTGGGGGAAGCAGACCGGGCACAACCGCGCGCAGGTGCTCTACTACCTGGCCGAGAACCTGGCCGCCCGCACCGACGAGTTCGCCCGCCGCATCGCCACGCTCACCGGCGACGAGGCCGGCGCCGCGCGCGAGGTGGACGCCACCATCCGCCGCCTGTACGTCTACGCCGCGTGGGCCGACAAGTACGACGGCGACGTGCACGCCACCCCCGTGCGCATGGTTACGCTTGCGATGAAGGAGCCCATCGGCGTGATCGGCGCCGCCTGCCCGGACGAGGCGCCGCTGCTGGGCTTCGTCTCGCTCGTGGCACCGGCCATCGCGATGGGGAACTCCGTCGTGGTCATCCCCAGCGAGCGCTGGCCGCTGGCGGCGACGGACTTCTACCAGGTGCTGGACACCAGCGATGTCCCCGGCGGCGTGGTGAACATCGTCACCGGCAAGCGCGACGAACTGGCGCAGACGCTGGCCGCGCACGACGACGTGGACGCGATGTGGTACTTCGGCGGGGCGGAGGGGAGCGAGATGGTGGAGCGCCTCTCGGCCGGCAACATGAAGCGCACCTTCGTGGGCTACGGCCGCCCGCGCGACTGGTTCGACCCCGCGCAGGGCGAGGGCGCCGAGTTCCTGCGCCAGGCCACGAACGTGAAGAACATCTGGGTACCGTACGGGGAGTGA